Proteins from a single region of Sneathiella aquimaris:
- a CDS encoding VPLPA-CTERM sorting domain-containing protein translates to MKRILKAVAVISTAVVWFVSAQSVTAATCTPGASLFNGVSGADLTTSTQCEFHLGNDTNQIGSSINPFGFNDWVLSAKSDGPGGDGKLQLSGVTNGGTSGDWTIADFKGYTTVMLTLKSGSRFAAYLIDTAFNSGEWTTANVLTNRHGRAQGLSHLSVYYSASSLTTVPLPAGLPLFAAGLAGLAFLRRRKMKAAA, encoded by the coding sequence ATGAAACGCATTTTAAAAGCAGTTGCAGTGATCTCTACTGCAGTGGTTTGGTTCGTATCGGCGCAAAGTGTCACTGCGGCAACTTGTACACCCGGTGCTTCCCTTTTTAATGGTGTTTCTGGCGCAGATTTGACAACCTCTACTCAGTGTGAATTTCATTTGGGAAATGATACTAATCAGATCGGCTCTTCCATTAATCCGTTTGGCTTCAACGATTGGGTCTTGTCCGCTAAAAGCGATGGTCCTGGCGGGGACGGAAAGCTTCAGCTTTCAGGTGTGACAAACGGTGGCACATCCGGCGATTGGACGATTGCTGATTTTAAGGGCTACACAACTGTCATGCTTACCTTGAAATCTGGAAGCCGGTTTGCCGCATATCTAATTGATACGGCATTCAATTCTGGTGAATGGACAACTGCAAATGTACTCACCAATAGACATGGTCGTGCACAAGGCCTGTCCCATCTTTCTGTGTATTATTCTGCGTCTTCTTTGACAACAGTTCCCCTTCCTGCCGGGCTACCACTCTTCGCAGCCGGACTTGCCGGGCTCGCTTTCCTTCGGAGAAGAAAGATGAAGGCCGCGGCGTAG
- a CDS encoding enoyl-CoA hydratase, with product MTQDLLETIEDGVATLTMNRPSARNAFTRGMIADMLEALPRLAADKSVRALVLTGAEGAFCSGGDVKSFADNVDKADSSGYDFNLKVDELRARMEVSRFLHEMPKPTLAVIPGPAAGAGFSLAMACDLRIALDTAKITTAFSKVGLSGDFGGSYFLTNLVGAAKARELYFTGRVLSGAEALDLGMVNRISTAEALEKDAKAFAQELASLPTVAVGFMKKNLNKALHSDLNTVLDWEAVHMMSSFETEDHKGAAKAFVEKKMPVFNGQ from the coding sequence ATGACACAGGATCTGCTTGAGACAATTGAAGACGGTGTGGCAACCCTTACGATGAACCGACCCAGTGCCCGCAATGCTTTTACACGCGGCATGATTGCAGACATGTTGGAGGCGCTGCCGCGTCTGGCCGCGGATAAATCAGTACGGGCGTTGGTGCTGACGGGTGCGGAAGGGGCCTTTTGCTCGGGCGGAGATGTAAAATCTTTCGCCGACAATGTCGATAAGGCGGACAGTTCGGGATATGACTTCAATCTAAAGGTTGACGAACTCAGGGCGCGGATGGAAGTCAGCCGTTTCTTGCACGAAATGCCAAAACCGACTTTGGCCGTTATCCCGGGACCAGCCGCAGGGGCTGGCTTCTCGCTTGCGATGGCTTGCGACTTGCGAATTGCCCTCGACACCGCAAAAATTACGACTGCCTTTTCAAAGGTTGGCCTGTCTGGTGATTTTGGCGGATCTTATTTCCTGACGAACCTCGTCGGCGCGGCGAAAGCGCGAGAACTGTATTTTACAGGCCGGGTTCTGTCTGGTGCCGAGGCGCTTGACCTTGGAATGGTCAACAGAATTTCGACAGCGGAGGCCCTTGAAAAAGATGCAAAAGCCTTCGCCCAAGAACTCGCCTCGTTGCCGACTGTAGCCGTCGGTTTCATGAAGAAGAACCTGAACAAAGCGCTTCATTCTGATCTCAATACGGTTCTTGATTGGGAAGCTGTTCATATGATGAGTAGTTTTGAAACCGAAGACCATAAAGGTGCGGCGAAAGCATTTGTCGAGAAGAAAATGCCTGTATTCAATGGTCAGTGA
- a CDS encoding indolepyruvate ferredoxin oxidoreductase family protein: MNNSSMRENPVTLDDKYELDEGQVFITGTQALVRIPMMQRQRDVAAGLKTGGFISGYRGSPLGLYDQSLWKAKPFLKNNNIEFQPGVNEDLAATSIWGTQQLHLSGKSDYDGVFGIWYGKGPGVDRSGDVFKHGNMAGTSKNGGVLVLMGDDHTAKSSTVAHQSEQAMAAAMIPVLNPATVQEYLDYGLYALAMSRYSGCWVGMKCLTDTVESSATAYVGDDRVQVRIPDTIEEPVGGVHLRWPDSAIAQEERLVRHKIPMVKEFVRVNGLDKITKDSATRKFGIVTTGKSWLDVEQALSDLGITQEIAEEIGLSVYKVACTWPLEPTGLQNFAKGLDEILVVEEKRSLIEEQAARILYDMEARPRLVGKTDPAGAFLLSSDGELTPGEVASAIASRLKIRDLPKSLIDGIAVAEANESGNAMPAAPVSRSPWFCSGCPHNSSTNVPEGSRAMAGIGCHTMAVYMPNRRTQTYTHMGAEGANWIGQAPFTNEEHIFQNLGDGTYYHSGLMAIRAAAAADVNITYKILFNDAVAMTGGQPFDGPLSPWQISQQVHAEGTKKIVVVTDEPEKYDSQTRWAPGVTIHHRDDLDSVQRTLRDVKGVSVLIYDQTCAAEKRRRRKRGTFPDPAKRAFINDLVCEGCGDCGVVSNCVSVKPLETELGRKRVIDQSSCNKDFSCVKGFCPSFVTVEGGALKKPEKKEVSSSDVDVSNPAAGLPEPTTPEISGSYNILVTGIGGTGVVTIGALLGMAAHLEGKGASILDQTGLAQKNGAVMSHVRITPTAADLGGTRIPNQQTDLVVGCDLVVAAGQDALKSYGLGRTRAIINDHVVPVAAFTLAPDLAMDREALTQLVADAIGREKAEFVDSTTLATALMGDSIAANLFLLGVAFQKGTIPLKLASIEQAIELNGVAIEANKRSFAWGRKAVTDETLVKQIALPETPLSFEKKPETLDEMIKHRFDFLTAYQSKRYAKQYLNLVEKVRQKEAALPGQNDMLSRAVARYLFKLMAYKDEYEVARLYTNGQFAQKIAEQFEGDFKLKFHLAPPVLAKKDKETGHLKKQEFGPWMMVAFKLLARLKFLRGTSLDPFGKTEERKGEVALIQQYCETVSELLDKLSAENHALAVEIAEVPENIRGFGHVKDRHLLAAKAQHESLLSRFRNGENTKLAAE; this comes from the coding sequence ATGAATAACAGTTCCATGCGCGAAAACCCGGTCACATTGGACGATAAATATGAACTTGATGAAGGTCAGGTTTTTATTACAGGGACGCAGGCGTTGGTTCGTATTCCGATGATGCAAAGACAGCGGGATGTCGCAGCAGGCTTGAAAACAGGCGGGTTCATTTCGGGATATCGGGGATCTCCGTTGGGGCTTTACGATCAGAGTTTATGGAAAGCCAAACCCTTTCTAAAAAATAATAATATTGAATTTCAGCCCGGCGTGAATGAGGATCTGGCGGCAACCAGCATTTGGGGAACCCAGCAACTGCACTTGTCTGGAAAATCAGATTATGACGGTGTTTTTGGTATCTGGTACGGCAAGGGGCCCGGTGTCGATCGGTCCGGTGATGTCTTCAAACATGGCAATATGGCCGGAACATCAAAAAATGGCGGCGTCCTCGTATTGATGGGGGACGACCATACTGCAAAATCATCAACGGTTGCCCATCAGAGTGAACAGGCGATGGCTGCGGCGATGATCCCTGTTTTGAACCCGGCGACGGTGCAGGAATATTTGGACTATGGTCTTTATGCACTGGCTATGAGTCGTTACAGCGGCTGCTGGGTGGGAATGAAATGTCTTACCGATACAGTGGAAAGTTCTGCGACGGCCTATGTGGGCGACGATCGGGTGCAGGTCAGAATTCCGGATACAATCGAAGAGCCTGTGGGCGGCGTACATTTGCGTTGGCCAGATAGTGCAATCGCACAAGAAGAACGCCTGGTGCGCCATAAAATTCCCATGGTTAAGGAATTTGTACGGGTCAATGGGTTGGATAAGATCACCAAAGACAGCGCGACCCGAAAGTTTGGTATTGTCACAACCGGTAAATCCTGGCTGGATGTTGAGCAGGCCCTGTCAGATCTTGGTATTACTCAAGAGATCGCCGAAGAAATTGGTCTTTCCGTTTATAAGGTTGCCTGTACCTGGCCGTTGGAGCCGACAGGTTTACAAAATTTTGCCAAGGGTCTGGACGAAATCCTGGTTGTCGAGGAGAAGCGAAGCCTGATTGAAGAGCAGGCCGCACGCATTCTCTACGACATGGAAGCGCGTCCACGATTGGTCGGTAAAACAGACCCGGCAGGCGCATTTCTTCTCTCTTCCGATGGAGAACTAACGCCTGGTGAGGTTGCAAGCGCAATCGCGTCTCGATTAAAAATTCGCGACTTGCCCAAATCACTGATAGACGGAATTGCCGTCGCAGAAGCGAACGAAAGCGGAAATGCAATGCCGGCAGCACCGGTGTCAAGGTCCCCTTGGTTTTGTTCAGGCTGCCCTCATAATTCGTCCACGAATGTGCCGGAAGGCAGTCGTGCCATGGCTGGTATCGGGTGCCATACAATGGCTGTTTATATGCCTAATCGGCGCACGCAGACATATACTCATATGGGAGCGGAAGGGGCTAACTGGATTGGTCAGGCACCGTTTACCAATGAAGAACATATCTTTCAAAATCTGGGGGATGGGACTTATTATCATTCTGGTCTAATGGCGATCCGGGCAGCGGCGGCCGCAGATGTGAATATCACCTACAAAATATTGTTTAACGATGCCGTTGCCATGACCGGTGGGCAGCCTTTTGATGGCCCTTTAAGTCCTTGGCAAATCAGTCAACAGGTCCATGCTGAGGGAACGAAAAAGATCGTCGTTGTAACGGATGAACCTGAAAAATATGATAGCCAGACGCGGTGGGCGCCCGGTGTTACCATCCATCATCGGGATGATCTGGATAGTGTACAGCGCACCTTAAGAGACGTTAAGGGTGTTAGTGTTTTGATTTATGATCAGACATGCGCCGCTGAAAAACGTCGCCGCCGCAAAAGAGGGACCTTCCCGGATCCTGCGAAGCGCGCTTTTATCAATGATCTGGTCTGTGAAGGTTGCGGGGATTGCGGTGTAGTGTCCAACTGCGTTTCTGTTAAACCGCTTGAAACGGAGCTTGGCCGTAAGCGGGTCATCGATCAATCTTCCTGCAACAAGGATTTTTCATGTGTCAAAGGGTTTTGTCCCAGTTTTGTGACGGTCGAAGGCGGGGCGTTGAAAAAGCCTGAGAAAAAAGAAGTCTCTTCTTCTGATGTTGACGTTTCCAATCCCGCCGCGGGTTTGCCTGAACCAACGACACCCGAAATATCCGGCTCCTATAATATACTTGTCACGGGTATTGGCGGAACAGGTGTCGTAACAATCGGCGCCTTACTGGGGATGGCGGCCCACTTAGAAGGAAAAGGCGCGTCTATTCTGGATCAAACTGGTCTTGCGCAGAAAAATGGTGCGGTAATGAGCCATGTTCGTATCACGCCAACAGCGGCTGATCTCGGAGGCACGCGCATTCCCAATCAGCAAACAGACCTCGTTGTTGGGTGCGATCTGGTGGTTGCTGCCGGACAGGATGCTCTTAAAAGTTACGGGTTGGGAAGAACTCGGGCGATTATTAATGACCATGTGGTTCCGGTTGCTGCCTTTACATTAGCCCCGGATCTTGCGATGGACCGGGAAGCATTGACTCAGTTGGTTGCGGACGCAATCGGTCGGGAAAAAGCGGAATTTGTTGATAGTACAACGCTTGCGACAGCGTTAATGGGCGATTCCATTGCCGCCAATCTCTTCCTTTTGGGCGTCGCATTTCAAAAAGGGACCATTCCATTGAAGCTTGCATCTATCGAGCAGGCGATCGAATTGAACGGTGTCGCGATTGAGGCAAATAAACGCAGTTTTGCGTGGGGGCGCAAGGCGGTTACGGATGAAACGCTGGTTAAGCAAATAGCGTTGCCTGAAACTCCTTTGTCGTTTGAGAAAAAGCCTGAAACGCTGGACGAGATGATCAAACATCGTTTTGACTTCTTGACCGCCTACCAAAGCAAGCGATACGCAAAACAATATCTCAACCTTGTCGAAAAGGTACGGCAAAAAGAAGCGGCCCTCCCCGGGCAAAATGACATGTTGTCCCGAGCTGTTGCCCGCTACCTGTTCAAATTGATGGCTTATAAAGATGAATATGAAGTCGCACGCTTGTACACCAACGGGCAATTTGCACAAAAGATTGCGGAACAGTTTGAGGGTGATTTCAAGCTCAAGTTTCATTTGGCGCCGCCCGTTCTTGCTAAAAAAGATAAAGAGACGGGACATCTGAAGAAGCAGGAATTTGGCCCTTGGATGATGGTGGCCTTCAAGTTGCTTGCCCGGTTGAAATTCCTCCGCGGCACGTCTTTGGATCCGTTTGGAAAAACCGAGGAAAGAAAAGGCGAAGTTGCTCTTATTCAACAATATTGCGAAACGGTCAGTGAACTTTTGGATAAACTGAGCGCTGAAAATCATGCGCTGGCAGTCGAAATTGCTGAGGTTCCTGAGAATATTCGTGGGTTTGGTCATGTTAAAGACCGTCACCTTCTGGCGGCAAAAGCTCAGCATGAAAGTCTGCTGTCCCGGTTCCGGAATGGCGAAAATACTAAGCTGGCGGCCGAATAA
- a CDS encoding ABC transporter ATP-binding protein, translating to MLEVTDLNAYYGKSHILQGVNFHVKEGEIVSLLGRNGVGRSTTIKSIMGEVPPHGSVRFKGKEIAGMKEHEIANAGLGYVPENRDVFPGLTVRQNLLLGIKDMKKQGRWKMEDMFEMFPNLRTRADVDAGVLSGGEQQMLTMCRTLMGDPDLVMIDEPTEGLAPKIVEQVGRLLSEIANRGVSILLVEQKLAIALKISHRLYVMGHGHMVYEGTPDELKANEHIRKEWLEV from the coding sequence ATGCTTGAGGTAACTGATTTAAATGCCTACTACGGCAAAAGCCATATCTTGCAAGGGGTCAATTTCCATGTGAAAGAAGGGGAGATTGTCTCTCTTCTCGGGCGGAACGGTGTCGGGCGCTCCACAACCATTAAGTCTATAATGGGTGAAGTTCCGCCACATGGTTCAGTCCGTTTTAAAGGCAAGGAAATCGCGGGCATGAAGGAACATGAGATCGCCAACGCGGGGCTTGGTTATGTTCCGGAAAACCGCGATGTTTTTCCTGGGCTGACGGTCCGGCAAAACCTGCTTCTTGGTATCAAGGATATGAAGAAGCAGGGGCGTTGGAAGATGGAAGACATGTTTGAAATGTTTCCCAACCTTAGAACCCGGGCGGATGTTGATGCTGGTGTGCTGTCTGGTGGAGAACAGCAAATGCTGACGATGTGCAGAACGCTCATGGGGGATCCTGATCTCGTTATGATCGATGAACCTACAGAGGGGCTTGCGCCTAAAATTGTAGAGCAGGTCGGCCGATTGCTTTCGGAAATTGCTAATCGAGGTGTTTCCATCTTGCTGGTTGAACAAAAACTGGCGATCGCCTTGAAGATTTCTCACCGACTATATGTAATGGGGCACGGTCATATGGTGTACGAGGGAACACCTGATGAACTTAAGGCTAATGAGCATATCCGCAAGGAATGGCTCGAGGTCTAG
- a CDS encoding ABC transporter ATP-binding protein, translated as MTSAILLEDVRKSFGPTEIIRGVNLDIAKGERHAIIGPNGAGKSTLFHLISGRYDLSGGQVSLNGEDISNLPPYEIYRKGLSRSFQVTNIFPMLSVFENVRCGLMWVKDYKYSFWHLVDREKELNKRTAEVLEEIGLTSRQHVPAGVLTYAEQRALEIGIASAGGADVIMLDEPTAGMSHSETDQAMALIRKITEGKTLVMVEHDMGVVFDLADRISVLVYGEIIATDTPQNIRNNKAVQEAYLGAEAEHA; from the coding sequence ATGACGTCTGCTATTTTACTGGAAGATGTTCGGAAAAGCTTCGGGCCGACCGAGATTATCCGAGGTGTTAATCTGGACATCGCAAAGGGTGAAAGACATGCGATTATTGGTCCGAATGGGGCCGGTAAATCAACTTTGTTTCACTTGATTAGTGGCCGGTACGATTTGTCAGGAGGCCAAGTGTCGCTGAACGGTGAAGATATCAGCAACCTTCCTCCTTATGAAATCTACCGTAAGGGTCTGTCCCGGAGTTTTCAGGTTACCAATATTTTCCCGATGTTAAGCGTCTTTGAAAATGTTCGGTGCGGTTTGATGTGGGTAAAGGATTACAAATATTCTTTCTGGCATCTGGTTGACCGGGAAAAAGAGCTGAATAAACGAACGGCCGAAGTGCTGGAAGAGATCGGACTGACCTCACGTCAGCACGTTCCTGCCGGTGTTTTGACCTATGCTGAACAACGGGCCTTGGAAATTGGTATTGCCTCTGCGGGGGGCGCCGATGTGATCATGCTGGATGAACCAACCGCTGGTATGAGCCATTCCGAAACGGATCAGGCCATGGCGTTGATCCGAAAAATTACTGAAGGCAAGACCCTTGTGATGGTTGAGCACGACATGGGCGTGGTTTTTGATCTTGCTGATCGGATTTCTGTGCTTGTGTATGGCGAGATTATCGCAACGGATACACCCCAGAATATCCGGAATAATAAAGCGGTCCAGGAGGCCTATCTGGGTGCGGAGGCAGAGCATGCTTGA
- a CDS encoding branched-chain amino acid ABC transporter permease has protein sequence MSEITNAQAGGMSAPFAKRFGPWIFLAVTLIVLPFIFSSNIAVYTMNLMGIFIIFALSYNMLLGQGGMLSFGHAVYFGLGGFMSVHFMNYIEDEIIVLPMIFLPIFGGLIGLVFAVIVGSFSTRRAGTVFAMISLGIGELIAASSLIFVAFFGGEEGVSGDRTMGPVIMDVDFAQDIEVYYLIAAWAFVTIGLMYLFSRTPMGRMANAVRDNDERIEFIGYSQRKVRFISFCASGFFAGIAGGLFAINFEIVTEENLNALTSGVVLLMTYIGGVGFFIGPIVGAVIFTLLQTLLSNYTEIWQLYVGVMFVLTVMYVPQGLTGIMAMHIPAYRMKRLNGLLVPYIRAGIPTLMMLAGIVGFLEMIHHVRSAAVGETQMTLIGMDFDTHTVLPWVIVGILGTVGAYLTKTQMPQLREAWEVANAPLNSEEGA, from the coding sequence ATGAGTGAAATTACAAATGCGCAGGCAGGAGGAATGTCCGCACCGTTCGCAAAGCGTTTTGGTCCCTGGATTTTCCTTGCTGTAACACTTATCGTTTTACCGTTTATTTTCAGCAGTAATATCGCTGTTTATACGATGAACCTGATGGGTATCTTTATCATCTTTGCCTTGAGCTATAATATGCTTCTTGGTCAGGGTGGGATGCTGTCTTTCGGCCATGCCGTCTATTTCGGTCTTGGCGGATTTATGTCCGTCCATTTCATGAATTATATTGAAGATGAAATCATTGTTCTTCCGATGATTTTCCTTCCAATTTTCGGTGGCCTGATCGGTTTGGTGTTTGCGGTGATTGTCGGCAGTTTCTCGACACGGCGCGCCGGCACCGTCTTTGCGATGATTTCGTTGGGAATTGGCGAACTGATTGCGGCAAGTTCTTTGATCTTTGTTGCCTTCTTTGGTGGCGAAGAAGGTGTCAGCGGTGATCGGACCATGGGGCCGGTTATTATGGATGTCGATTTTGCCCAGGATATCGAAGTCTATTACCTGATTGCCGCTTGGGCGTTTGTCACAATCGGTTTGATGTATCTGTTCTCCCGTACGCCAATGGGACGTATGGCGAACGCTGTACGTGACAATGACGAACGGATCGAGTTTATCGGCTATTCGCAGCGGAAAGTCCGGTTTATCTCATTTTGTGCGTCAGGCTTCTTTGCGGGTATCGCCGGGGGACTGTTTGCGATCAACTTTGAGATTGTAACAGAGGAAAACCTCAATGCTCTAACATCGGGTGTTGTACTTCTGATGACGTATATCGGTGGCGTAGGCTTCTTTATTGGACCTATTGTTGGCGCTGTCATCTTTACCCTTCTGCAAACGCTGCTCAGCAATTACACGGAAATCTGGCAGCTCTATGTTGGTGTTATGTTCGTGCTGACGGTTATGTATGTTCCGCAAGGACTGACCGGCATTATGGCGATGCATATTCCAGCCTATCGGATGAAACGGCTGAACGGTTTGCTGGTTCCCTACATTCGGGCAGGCATTCCAACATTGATGATGCTGGCCGGTATTGTTGGTTTCCTTGAAATGATCCACCACGTTCGTTCTGCGGCTGTTGGTGAAACCCAGATGACATTGATCGGAATGGATTTTGATACGCATACAGTTCTTCCATGGGTGATCGTTGGTATTCTTGGAACCGTCGGTGCTTATTTAACGAAAACTCAAATGCCTCAGTTGCGAGAAGCCTGGGAGGTTGCTAACGCACCTCTAAACTCAGAGGAGGGAGCGTAA
- a CDS encoding branched-chain amino acid ABC transporter permease — MFELIFFSLLNGIVTGLLLFMLASGLTLIFSMMGVLNFAHASFYMLGAYFAYTISLYVGFWIGLIVAPIVVGLLGAMIERYGLRYVHRWGHVAELIFTFGLAFLIEEIVQFIWGKDTKAYHEPEILQFSLFTFFGQDFPAYKAFMLLVSIAIFIMLLLILTRSRVGLIIQAAITQPNMTAMLGHNVPLVFMGVFGVGCALAGLAGVIAGPALGTFPGMAVVLGSIVFVIVVVGGLGSLAGAFVASLLIGLLQTFAIALDYSVSDLLSAFNITTDTESALRDLWTLSLPQVAPILPYLLLVLILIFRPTGLFGKRET, encoded by the coding sequence ATGTTTGAATTGATATTCTTTTCCCTATTAAACGGGATTGTGACAGGGCTGTTGCTCTTCATGTTGGCAAGTGGTTTGACACTAATCTTCTCTATGATGGGTGTTTTGAACTTTGCCCACGCCAGCTTCTATATGCTTGGCGCTTATTTTGCCTATACAATCAGTCTATATGTCGGGTTTTGGATCGGGTTGATTGTTGCCCCGATTGTTGTTGGCTTGTTAGGAGCCATGATTGAAAGATATGGATTACGATATGTTCACCGATGGGGACATGTTGCCGAGCTGATCTTTACTTTCGGTCTCGCCTTCCTTATCGAAGAAATCGTCCAGTTCATCTGGGGTAAAGATACGAAAGCCTACCACGAGCCAGAAATCCTGCAGTTTTCTCTATTTACCTTTTTCGGTCAGGACTTTCCGGCTTACAAAGCGTTCATGCTGCTGGTTTCCATCGCCATCTTCATAATGCTCCTGCTCATTCTGACACGCTCTCGTGTAGGGCTGATCATTCAGGCAGCGATCACGCAACCTAATATGACAGCTATGCTGGGGCATAATGTGCCGTTGGTGTTTATGGGTGTATTTGGCGTAGGCTGTGCCCTTGCGGGTCTGGCCGGTGTTATCGCTGGTCCGGCGCTGGGAACATTCCCCGGAATGGCCGTGGTGCTTGGAAGTATCGTGTTTGTGATTGTGGTTGTTGGTGGCCTTGGCTCTTTGGCAGGTGCGTTTGTTGCATCGCTATTGATCGGCTTGCTACAAACCTTTGCAATTGCATTGGATTATTCCGTCAGCGATCTTCTATCCGCCTTCAACATAACAACAGATACAGAAAGTGCCCTTCGGGATTTGTGGACTTTGTCCCTGCCGCAAGTGGCGCCAATTTTACCATATTTGTTGCTGGTGTTGATCCTGATCTTCCGTCCGACAGGTCTGTTTGGGAAGCGTGAAACATGA
- a CDS encoding branched-chain amino acid ABC transporter substrate-binding protein, with amino-acid sequence MDNQSRWEEKLKIRSKILTGATLAALTAFSAQAADTIKIGFIDPLSGPFAATGTNGLAQFKYAVEELVNKKGGVLGGKKFEIVPYDNKISPKESLVQLKRAIGEGVHYIAQGNSSGVANALTDAIKKHNKRNPENRVLFLNYSAVDPALTNAKCNYWHFRFDANADIKMNALTDVIKTKESIKKVYLIGQDYSFGKAVAAAAVKFLGEKRPDITIVGNELHPIGKVKDFTPYATKIRASGADAVITGNWGADMVGLGKAIGETGLDVPIYTYYAANDGITKTIGASGKNKIRLVHEGPLNPPSTDAYTTYHKGFKAKNPEKDISQFRIANAIQMLAAAMEKSGSEKPIDVAAALEGMEFTSLHGEKLVMRADDHQLIQPIHVSVHTDENITFDSDNSGFGMRTESTVAAADTALPTTCKMRRPK; translated from the coding sequence ATGGATAATCAATCCCGATGGGAGGAAAAATTGAAAATAAGATCCAAGATCCTAACAGGCGCTACCCTCGCAGCCCTTACTGCATTTTCTGCACAAGCAGCAGACACGATTAAAATTGGATTTATCGATCCACTTTCAGGACCGTTTGCCGCAACCGGAACAAATGGACTGGCCCAGTTTAAATATGCTGTTGAAGAACTCGTGAACAAAAAGGGCGGTGTTCTCGGTGGCAAGAAATTTGAAATCGTTCCTTACGATAACAAAATCAGCCCTAAAGAAAGCCTCGTTCAATTGAAACGGGCGATCGGTGAAGGTGTTCACTATATTGCCCAGGGCAACAGCTCTGGTGTTGCGAACGCCCTCACGGATGCGATTAAAAAGCACAATAAGCGTAATCCGGAAAATCGGGTTCTGTTTTTGAACTACTCAGCAGTTGATCCTGCTTTGACAAACGCAAAATGTAACTACTGGCACTTCCGCTTTGACGCCAATGCTGACATCAAAATGAACGCATTGACGGACGTGATCAAGACCAAAGAGAGCATTAAAAAAGTGTACTTGATTGGTCAGGATTATTCCTTCGGTAAGGCTGTTGCTGCTGCGGCTGTTAAATTCTTGGGTGAAAAACGCCCTGATATTACAATCGTAGGCAACGAGCTGCACCCGATCGGAAAAGTGAAAGACTTTACACCATACGCTACTAAAATCCGGGCTTCCGGTGCTGATGCGGTTATCACAGGTAACTGGGGTGCCGATATGGTTGGTCTTGGTAAGGCCATTGGTGAAACAGGTCTTGATGTTCCGATTTACACATACTATGCCGCCAATGATGGTATTACGAAAACAATTGGTGCCAGCGGTAAGAACAAAATTCGCCTGGTCCATGAAGGTCCTTTGAACCCTCCGAGCACAGATGCTTACACGACATATCACAAAGGATTTAAAGCGAAAAATCCTGAAAAAGATATTTCTCAGTTCCGTATTGCAAATGCAATCCAGATGCTTGCAGCTGCAATGGAGAAAAGTGGAAGTGAAAAGCCAATCGACGTAGCGGCTGCACTTGAAGGCATGGAATTCACCTCTTTGCATGGTGAAAAACTAGTGATGCGTGCTGATGACCATCAGCTTATCCAGCCGATCCATGTTTCTGTTCATACTGACGAAAATATCACGTTTGATTCTGATAATTCAGGATTTGGCATGAGAACAGAAAGCACTGTTGCAGCAGCGGATACCGCTCTGCCTACGACCTGCAAAATGCGCCGGCCTAAATAA
- a CDS encoding YbaN family protein, producing the protein MTEKSKKIVLMFIGWFFVGLGGVGVVLPVLPTTPFLLISLWAFSQSSDRFHDWLYHHKLFGPPLQEWSKYGVIPLRAKVFSIGTMAISATLVVLFSNVPWYGLSGMLALMAVGAGFILTRPSKRPSVPTKDVPPVS; encoded by the coding sequence ATGACTGAGAAATCCAAAAAAATTGTTCTGATGTTTATCGGCTGGTTCTTTGTCGGACTAGGGGGCGTAGGCGTAGTCTTACCCGTCTTGCCAACGACCCCGTTTCTCCTTATTTCCCTATGGGCGTTTTCCCAGTCTTCCGATCGGTTTCATGACTGGTTATATCACCACAAACTGTTTGGCCCCCCTCTTCAGGAATGGTCGAAATATGGCGTTATCCCTTTGCGTGCCAAAGTATTTTCCATTGGAACGATGGCAATCAGCGCGACCCTGGTAGTCCTTTTTTCGAACGTCCCCTGGTACGGATTGTCCGGCATGCTGGCACTGATGGCCGTTGGCGCAGGCTTCATCCTTACCCGCCCGAGCAAACGCCCATCAGTGCCGACAAAAGACGTTCCACCTGTCAGCTAA